From a region of the Salinispira pacifica genome:
- a CDS encoding ATP-binding protein produces the protein MTVAVLSGKGGAGKTTFSVNWARLLGDAWLLDCDVEEPNCHLFLQPENQFTRTVTRSVPVLDAQACIGCGACASFCAFNALLISGGNVVVMEDLCHSCGGCEIVCPAHAISYREHPMGSITGGSADNLQLLYGTLAIGEHSGVHIINTMRKESAESGLVIIDAPPGTSCSTVAAIKGADYCVVVTEPTPFGLSDLRMVEEMLREMGMPYGVVINRADLGNTEVEEHCNNQNTAILGRIPFDWEIAGVNGRGGIFVDELHRHRENMQKISEAVFLTILEENRHGTT, from the coding sequence ATGACGGTGGCGGTATTAAGCGGCAAAGGAGGGGCGGGGAAAACAACTTTTTCGGTTAACTGGGCACGGCTTCTGGGCGATGCATGGCTGCTGGACTGCGATGTGGAAGAGCCCAACTGTCATCTCTTCCTGCAGCCGGAGAACCAGTTCACCCGAACTGTGACGCGAAGCGTACCGGTTCTCGACGCCCAAGCCTGCATTGGATGCGGAGCATGCGCCTCCTTCTGCGCATTCAATGCATTATTGATTTCAGGCGGGAATGTGGTTGTCATGGAAGATCTCTGCCATTCCTGCGGAGGCTGTGAAATTGTATGTCCCGCACATGCCATATCCTACCGGGAACATCCCATGGGAAGCATCACCGGGGGCAGTGCGGATAATCTGCAGCTTCTGTACGGAACACTGGCAATCGGGGAACATTCAGGGGTGCATATCATCAACACCATGCGGAAAGAATCTGCAGAATCCGGGCTGGTGATTATCGATGCACCTCCGGGAACATCATGTTCAACCGTAGCAGCCATAAAAGGGGCCGATTACTGTGTGGTGGTTACCGAGCCCACCCCGTTCGGACTCAGCGATTTACGGATGGTGGAGGAGATGCTCAGGGAAATGGGGATGCCCTACGGTGTTGTAATCAACCGTGCCGACCTTGGAAACACAGAAGTGGAAGAACACTGCAACAATCAAAACACCGCAATTTTGGGCAGAATTCCCTTCGATTGGGAAATTGCAGGAGTAAACGGCAGGGGAGGAATCTTTGTGGATGAGCTCCACCGGCACCGGGAAAATATGCAGAAGATCAGTGAAGCGGTCTTCTTAACCATTCTTGAGGAGAACAGACATGGGACAACATAG